One window of the Streptomyces sp. ITFR-21 genome contains the following:
- a CDS encoding DUF5324 family protein, with amino-acid sequence MTRIDSVRHAADVTKDSVRHAAEVAAPYASTAKDGAVHYGRQAGAMAKQQYDAKLAEHVDHVLEQVRDQAAAAVPPKAAVAAKRTKEGAKAAADYTAPKVGTAVVATRAVAVPAATEVVQRGGAALHALRGQVSAAEIDRLVRRRARRQQTGRVFRGLFVVGLAGGAAYAAFKWWRKQSNPDWLVEPSEPTDPGDRASMNGSGTLTVVDPLEETLADETRTGSLNGSAPRVDHVDGHELDPEVKAKQADAERPDDDR; translated from the coding sequence GTGACCCGCATCGACAGCGTGCGCCACGCGGCTGACGTGACCAAGGACAGCGTGCGGCACGCCGCGGAGGTGGCGGCACCGTACGCGAGCACGGCCAAGGACGGTGCCGTGCACTACGGCAGGCAGGCCGGAGCAATGGCGAAGCAGCAGTACGACGCGAAACTGGCGGAGCACGTCGACCACGTGCTGGAACAAGTACGCGACCAGGCCGCCGCGGCGGTCCCGCCGAAGGCGGCGGTCGCGGCCAAGCGCACGAAGGAGGGGGCGAAGGCGGCCGCCGACTACACCGCGCCGAAGGTCGGCACCGCCGTGGTCGCCACCCGGGCGGTCGCCGTCCCGGCGGCCACCGAAGTGGTGCAGCGCGGCGGCGCCGCCCTGCACGCCCTGCGGGGCCAGGTCTCCGCAGCAGAGATCGACCGGCTGGTCCGGCGCCGGGCGCGCCGACAGCAGACCGGCCGGGTCTTCCGCGGCCTGTTCGTCGTCGGCCTGGCCGGCGGCGCCGCGTACGCGGCGTTCAAGTGGTGGCGCAAGCAGTCCAACCCGGACTGGCTGGTGGAACCCTCCGAGCCGACCGACCCCGGCGACCGCGCGTCGATGAACGGCAGCGGCACGCTCACCGTGGTCGACCCCCTGGAGGAAACCCTCGCCGACGAGACGCGCACCGGCTCCCTCAACGGCTCCGCCCCTCGCGTCGACCACGTCGACGGCCACGAACTCGACCCGGAGGTCAAGGCCAAACAGGCAGACGCCGAACGCCCGGACGACGACCGCTGA
- a CDS encoding peptidylprolyl isomerase, translated as MAEQLYATLKTNHGDIVIRLLPNHTPKTVDNFVGLAEGTREWTDPHTGKPSTGRLYDGTVFHRVISGFMIQGGDPLGNGTGGPGYEFPDEFHPDLAFDRPYLLAMANAGPNTNGSQFFITVAPTTWLTRKHTIFGEVADDASKKVVDGIIGAPTNPRTDRPLDEVVINTVVVEKRDA; from the coding sequence GTGGCCGAGCAGCTCTACGCCACCCTGAAGACCAACCACGGCGACATCGTGATCCGGCTGCTGCCGAACCACACCCCCAAGACCGTGGACAACTTCGTCGGGCTCGCCGAGGGCACCCGCGAGTGGACCGACCCGCATACCGGCAAGCCGTCCACCGGACGGCTTTACGACGGGACCGTGTTCCACCGCGTCATCTCCGGTTTCATGATCCAGGGCGGCGACCCGCTGGGGAACGGGACCGGCGGTCCGGGTTACGAGTTCCCCGACGAGTTCCACCCCGACCTGGCCTTCGACCGGCCCTACCTGCTGGCGATGGCCAACGCCGGGCCGAACACCAACGGCTCGCAGTTCTTCATCACGGTCGCGCCCACCACCTGGCTGACCCGCAAGCACACCATCTTCGGTGAGGTCGCGGACGACGCCAGCAAGAAGGTGGTGGACGGGATCATCGGCGCGCCGACCAACCCGCGCACCGACCGCCCGCTGGACGAGGTGGTCATCAACACGGTCGTGGTGGAGAAGCGCGACGCCTGA
- a CDS encoding rhomboid family intramembrane serine protease, with protein sequence MSQQPAGCHRHPDRETGIRCTRCDRPICPECMVSASVGFQCKECVGQAAGAHVRPRTVAGGTVAADPFLVTKILIGLNIAVFVLELAMGDRLVDRLGLYALCGSDITGQHVCIGVAQGPGQWYRVLTSAFVHQNSIPPMHIAFNMLSLWWIGAPLEGLLGRSRYLALYLVSAVAGSAAVLVLTPDSLTIGASGAIFGLFGATAVFMRRLRYDMRPILALLVLNIVFSFTWSGVSWQAHLGGLAAGTLIAVGLAYAPRERRDQVQWGTTAAVLVLSLAVSAVAVAQVTS encoded by the coding sequence ATGAGCCAGCAGCCGGCCGGTTGCCACCGGCACCCGGACCGGGAGACCGGCATCCGCTGTACCCGGTGCGACCGGCCGATCTGCCCCGAGTGCATGGTCAGCGCCTCGGTCGGGTTCCAGTGCAAGGAGTGCGTGGGCCAGGCGGCCGGTGCGCACGTCCGGCCGCGTACGGTCGCCGGCGGCACGGTGGCGGCCGACCCGTTCCTGGTCACGAAGATCCTGATCGGGCTGAACATCGCGGTCTTCGTGCTGGAACTGGCGATGGGCGACCGGCTCGTCGACCGGCTGGGGCTGTACGCGCTGTGCGGCAGCGACATCACCGGGCAGCACGTGTGCATCGGCGTCGCCCAGGGCCCCGGTCAGTGGTACCGGGTGCTGACCTCGGCGTTCGTGCACCAGAACTCCATACCGCCGATGCACATCGCCTTCAACATGCTGTCGCTGTGGTGGATCGGGGCGCCGCTGGAGGGGCTGCTCGGCCGCAGCCGCTATCTGGCCCTCTACCTCGTCTCGGCGGTCGCGGGCAGCGCGGCGGTGCTGGTGCTAACACCGGACTCGCTGACCATCGGGGCCTCCGGGGCGATCTTCGGACTGTTCGGGGCGACCGCGGTCTTTATGCGGCGGCTGCGCTACGACATGCGCCCCATCCTGGCCCTGCTGGTGCTGAACATCGTCTTCAGCTTCACCTGGAGCGGGGTGAGCTGGCAGGCGCACCTCGGCGGTCTGGCCGCCGGCACGCTGATCGCCGTGGGCCTGGCCTACGCGCCGCGGGAGCGGCGGGACCAGGTGCAGTGGGGGACGACCGCCGCGGTGCTGGTGCTGTCGCTGGCGGTCAGCGCCGTCGCTGTGGCCCAGGTCACATCCTAA
- the crgA gene encoding cell division protein CrgA, translating to MPKSRIRKKADFTPPPAKTATAIKFGNRSGWVAPLMLAFFIVGLAWIVLFYVTQGSLPVEALGNWNIVVGFGFIAGGFVVSTQWK from the coding sequence GTGCCGAAGTCACGGATCCGCAAGAAGGCCGACTTCACCCCGCCGCCGGCCAAGACGGCCACTGCCATCAAGTTCGGCAACCGGAGCGGGTGGGTGGCGCCCCTGATGCTGGCGTTCTTCATCGTCGGCCTTGCCTGGATCGTCCTCTTCTACGTGACCCAGGGCAGCCTGCCGGTCGAAGCGCTCGGCAACTGGAACATCGTGGTCGGCTTCGGCTTCATCGCGGGCGGGTTCGTCGTCTCCACCCAGTGGAAGTAG
- a CDS encoding DUF881 domain-containing protein produces the protein MRVLSAGVFALAGLIFWTSFDTAKGVDIRSDDPLPKLSDNVRSKSSANEELEKQVAGVRRDVDQLTRHGSSGLSPAERARIDGLDKAAGTDPLTGPVLDVTLDDAPPDAGPLVPGVPDPQPNDLVIHQQDLQAVVNALWQGGARGVQVMDQRLISTSAVRCVGNTLILQGRVYSPPYRITAVGDRKKLRQALDASPAIRNYLQYVQAYGLGWKVGQRDRVTLPGYTGSVDLHYAKPVSPR, from the coding sequence CTGAGAGTGCTCAGTGCGGGAGTCTTCGCGCTGGCCGGACTGATCTTCTGGACGAGTTTCGACACCGCGAAGGGTGTGGACATCCGCAGCGACGACCCACTGCCCAAGCTCTCCGACAACGTCCGCAGCAAGAGCAGCGCGAACGAGGAGCTGGAGAAGCAGGTCGCCGGAGTCCGCAGGGACGTCGACCAGCTCACCCGGCACGGCAGCAGCGGGCTGTCGCCGGCCGAGCGGGCCCGGATCGACGGCCTGGACAAGGCGGCCGGCACCGATCCGCTGACCGGCCCGGTCCTCGACGTCACCCTGGACGACGCCCCGCCCGACGCCGGCCCGCTCGTCCCCGGCGTCCCCGATCCGCAGCCCAACGACCTGGTCATCCACCAGCAGGACCTGCAGGCCGTGGTGAACGCGCTGTGGCAGGGCGGCGCCCGAGGCGTCCAGGTCATGGACCAGCGGCTGATCTCCACCAGCGCGGTCCGCTGCGTCGGCAACACCCTCATCCTCCAGGGGCGCGTCTACTCCCCGCCCTACCGGATCACCGCTGTGGGTGACCGCAAGAAGCTGCGTCAGGCGCTCGACGCCAGCCCGGCGATCCGGAACTACCTGCAGTATGTGCAGGCGTACGGCCTCGGCTGGAAGGTCGGGCAGCGCGACCGGGTCACTCTGCCGGGTTACACCGGCTCGGTCGATCTGCACTACGCGAAGCCGGTGAGCCCGCGGTGA
- a CDS encoding aminodeoxychorismate/anthranilate synthase component II, which translates to MSARILVVDNYDSFVFNLVQYLYQLGAECEVLRNDEVAPEHAQDGFDGVLLSPGPGTPEEAGICVDMVRHCARTAVPVFGVCLGVQSMAVAYGGVVGRAPELLHGKTSAVLHDGTGVFAGLPSPFTATRYHSLAVEQDTLPDELRVTARTENGIIMGLRHRDLAVEGVQFHPESVLTEWGHLMLANWLAECGDPGALERSRGLAPVVGADGLTGRAGA; encoded by the coding sequence ATGAGCGCTCGCATCCTCGTCGTGGACAACTACGACAGCTTCGTGTTCAACCTGGTCCAGTACCTCTACCAGCTCGGCGCCGAGTGCGAGGTGCTGCGCAACGACGAGGTGGCACCGGAGCACGCCCAGGACGGCTTCGACGGCGTCCTGCTCTCCCCCGGCCCCGGCACCCCTGAAGAGGCCGGCATCTGCGTCGACATGGTGCGGCACTGCGCGCGGACCGCGGTGCCGGTCTTCGGCGTCTGCCTCGGTGTGCAGTCCATGGCGGTCGCCTACGGCGGAGTGGTCGGGCGGGCGCCCGAGCTGCTGCACGGCAAGACGTCCGCGGTGCTCCACGACGGCACGGGCGTCTTCGCCGGTCTGCCGTCGCCGTTCACCGCCACCCGGTACCACTCGCTGGCCGTCGAGCAGGACACCCTGCCGGACGAGCTGCGGGTGACCGCCCGGACGGAGAACGGGATCATCATGGGGCTGCGGCACCGGGACCTCGCCGTCGAAGGCGTGCAGTTCCACCCGGAGTCGGTGCTCACCGAGTGGGGGCACCTGATGCTGGCCAACTGGCTGGCCGAATGCGGCGACCCGGGCGCGCTGGAACGCTCCCGCGGGCTGGCGCCGGTGGTCGGGGCGGACGGGCTCACGGGGAGGGCCGGGGCGTGA
- a CDS encoding class E sortase yields MTTLRPERPADGPMSYEDTGQFAAVVQQLADPLNDPLPGRPPAVSDEEPDGGAGAAAPEAPAPGRTGAPARRRAAAPAPVPGPPPTSPARASSPQAAPPQVSSSQAAAPEVRREAPPAAPPPPYYGRPLVTDLPSAPANGSPWFRPPEPARGLAPAPEQPPVREERPVERPVRGERPPVREQAVRTERFGAPEAVPAEPYAAPEAVSAEPYAPPEPVPAEPNVPPETEPPAREAFVPPEPVQSRQAARRALAETAKLPVIQVPPPTAVEPQAGGGAQPAGTDAGFDGAPTDGGRAARRKAARGGHRARGRAGTGPAAGSAPSPAGAGASSPAEPSAPLSRVEARRAAKAAKESPSVVISRIVGELFITIGVIMLLFVTYQLWWTNVRAHQQANSASNKLEQQWQTTTGGPDRAAGTFSPGQGFAIMYIPKLDVKAPIAQGVDKTSVLDKGMIGHYDGDLNTAMPWDRSGNFAVAAHRNTHGEPFRYINHLVPGDKVVVETATTYYTYQVTSSLASTPPSNIGVLQPVPPGSGFTTAGRYLTLTTCTPEFTSTNRLIVWGKLIEERPRSKGKPDALVGG; encoded by the coding sequence GTGACCACGCTCCGGCCGGAGCGTCCCGCCGACGGCCCGATGTCCTACGAGGACACCGGGCAGTTCGCCGCTGTGGTCCAGCAGCTGGCGGACCCGCTGAACGACCCGCTGCCCGGCCGGCCGCCCGCCGTCTCCGACGAGGAACCCGACGGCGGGGCCGGGGCGGCCGCACCCGAGGCACCCGCACCGGGGAGGACCGGGGCACCCGCGCGGAGGAGGGCCGCGGCGCCGGCGCCCGTACCGGGGCCGCCGCCGACCTCACCCGCGAGGGCCTCCTCCCCGCAGGCCGCGCCGCCCCAGGTCTCCTCCTCGCAGGCCGCAGCCCCCGAGGTACGGCGGGAGGCCCCGCCCGCCGCGCCCCCGCCGCCCTACTACGGCAGACCGCTCGTCACCGACCTGCCCTCGGCGCCCGCGAACGGCTCCCCCTGGTTCCGGCCCCCCGAGCCCGCGCGGGGCCTGGCACCGGCACCGGAACAGCCGCCGGTACGCGAAGAACGGCCGGTGGAGCGGCCGGTACGCGGCGAGCGGCCGCCGGTACGGGAGCAGGCTGTACGGACCGAGCGGTTCGGGGCGCCGGAGGCGGTACCGGCGGAGCCCTACGCCGCGCCGGAGGCCGTATCTGCGGAGCCGTACGCGCCGCCCGAGCCCGTACCTGCGGAGCCCAACGTGCCGCCGGAGACGGAGCCCCCGGCACGGGAGGCGTTCGTACCGCCCGAGCCCGTACAGAGCCGGCAGGCTGCCCGGCGGGCGCTCGCGGAGACCGCGAAGCTGCCGGTGATCCAGGTACCGCCGCCGACCGCCGTGGAGCCGCAGGCGGGCGGCGGGGCACAGCCGGCCGGGACGGACGCCGGCTTCGACGGGGCGCCGACGGACGGCGGGCGGGCGGCGCGGCGCAAGGCCGCGCGGGGAGGCCACCGGGCCCGGGGCCGCGCCGGTACCGGGCCGGCCGCGGGCAGCGCCCCCTCCCCGGCGGGCGCGGGCGCCTCCTCCCCGGCGGAGCCGTCCGCGCCGCTCAGCCGGGTCGAGGCACGGCGAGCCGCCAAGGCGGCCAAGGAGAGCCCCTCGGTCGTCATCAGCCGGATCGTCGGTGAACTGTTCATCACCATCGGCGTCATCATGCTGCTGTTCGTCACCTACCAGCTGTGGTGGACCAACGTCCGCGCCCACCAGCAGGCCAACAGCGCCTCCAACAAGCTGGAGCAGCAGTGGCAGACCACCACGGGCGGCCCGGACCGGGCGGCCGGCACCTTCTCCCCCGGCCAGGGCTTCGCGATCATGTACATCCCGAAGCTGGACGTCAAAGCCCCTATCGCGCAGGGTGTGGACAAGACCTCGGTCCTCGACAAGGGCATGATCGGCCACTACGACGGTGACCTGAACACCGCGATGCCGTGGGACAGGAGCGGCAACTTCGCGGTCGCCGCGCACCGGAACACCCACGGTGAGCCGTTCCGCTACATCAACCACCTCGTGCCGGGCGACAAGGTGGTGGTCGAGACGGCCACCACGTACTACACCTACCAGGTCACCAGCTCGCTGGCCTCCACGCCGCCCTCCAACATCGGTGTGCTGCAGCCCGTGCCGCCCGGCTCCGGCTTCACCACCGCCGGCCGCTACCTGACCCTCACCACCTGCACCCCCGAGTTCACCAGCACCAACCGGCTGATCGTCTGGGGCAAGCTGATCGAGGAACGGCCGCGCAGCAAGGGCAAGCCCGACGCGCTGGTCGGGGGCTAG
- a CDS encoding class E sortase — MAANSDGERNSVTSSNEPPRRGPVAATVSVIGEILITAGLVLALFVVYSLWWTNVVADRHEKQAGDRVRQEWAHSGVPGGGADAPGRLDTADGIGFLHVPAMGKDYEVLVKKGTSTDVLNEGVAGYYTEPTPAAMPWDTVGNFTLAAHRDGHGAKFHDIDKIRTGDPVVFESKDTWYVYKVYKVLDQTSKYNVAVTDQVPEESGRSRPGRYITLTTCTPVYTSRYRYVVWGELVRTQRVDARRTPPAELKR; from the coding sequence GTGGCAGCCAACAGCGACGGAGAACGGAACAGCGTGACAAGCAGCAACGAGCCGCCGAGGCGGGGGCCTGTCGCGGCCACCGTGAGTGTCATCGGCGAGATCCTGATCACCGCCGGGCTCGTGCTCGCGCTCTTCGTCGTCTACTCCCTGTGGTGGACCAACGTCGTCGCCGACCGCCACGAGAAGCAGGCGGGCGACAGGGTCCGCCAGGAATGGGCGCACAGCGGCGTCCCGGGCGGCGGCGCCGACGCGCCGGGCCGGCTGGACACCGCGGACGGCATCGGCTTCCTGCACGTGCCGGCGATGGGCAAGGACTACGAGGTGCTGGTCAAGAAGGGCACCTCCACCGACGTCCTCAACGAGGGCGTGGCCGGCTACTACACCGAGCCGACGCCCGCCGCGATGCCCTGGGACACGGTCGGCAACTTCACCCTGGCCGCCCACCGCGACGGCCACGGCGCCAAGTTCCACGACATCGACAAGATCAGGACCGGTGACCCGGTCGTCTTCGAGTCCAAGGACACCTGGTACGTCTACAAGGTCTACAAGGTCCTGGACCAGACCTCGAAGTACAACGTGGCCGTCACCGACCAGGTCCCCGAGGAGTCCGGCAGGTCCAGGCCGGGCCGCTACATCACGCTGACCACCTGCACGCCCGTCTACACCTCCCGCTACCGCTACGTGGTCTGGGGCGAGCTGGTCCGCACCCAGCGGGTCGACGCCCGGCGCACGCCGCCGGCGGAGCTGAAGCGGTAG
- the pknB gene encoding Stk1 family PASTA domain-containing Ser/Thr kinase: MEEPRRLGGRYELGSVLGRGGMAEVYLAHDTRLGRTVAVKTLRVDLARDPSFQARFRREAQSAASLNHPSIVAVYDTGEDYVDGVSIPYIVMEYVDGSTLRELLHSGRKLLPDRAMEMTVGILQALEYSHRAGIVHRDIKPANVMLTRTGQVKVMDFGIARAMGDSGMTMTQTAAVIGTAQYLSPEQAKGEQVDARSDLYSTGCLLYELLTVRPPFVGDSPVAVAYQHVREEPQPPSVYDPEVTPAMDAIVLKALTKDPDYRYQSADEMRADIEAALDGQPIAAAAVMGSVGYGYPHQYGDGGATTALPPQPDAQHTSMLPPLREDDGGYGYEDRPDRRRQKKSNNTSVVLLVVAGVLVLVGAIFLGKALFGGGSPDADATVPSFLNLSVSDATTRATNVDLTLVQGAASFCDNVDKGLICRQNPAANAPVPTDKTITVAVSKGPAPVEIPDVTNDPFDSASQQLVDKGFQVKKKVQTSTTEQQDTVLSMSPDAGTKAAKGTVVTLTVAEPPEQKQVPNVQNVDFDTAKAQLAAQGFENVKRQDQPDNAPAGTVIGETPAPFSSQTLDTQIVLTVSSGPATPDPQKTMPNLFGQTVGQAKATLNALGLNLQIGVDDNAPDDAHVMSTDPGANSPLTEGQPIQIHVFGNGLGG, encoded by the coding sequence ATGGAAGAGCCGCGTCGCCTCGGCGGCCGGTACGAGCTGGGCTCGGTGCTCGGCCGTGGTGGCATGGCCGAGGTGTACCTCGCCCACGACACCCGGCTCGGCCGTACCGTCGCCGTGAAGACGCTGCGGGTGGACCTCGCCCGCGACCCGTCCTTCCAGGCCCGGTTCCGCCGTGAGGCACAGTCGGCCGCCTCGCTCAACCACCCGTCGATCGTCGCCGTCTACGACACCGGCGAGGACTACGTCGACGGGGTCTCGATCCCGTACATCGTCATGGAGTACGTGGACGGCTCCACCCTGCGCGAATTGCTGCACTCCGGGCGCAAACTGCTGCCCGACCGCGCCATGGAGATGACCGTCGGCATCCTCCAGGCCCTGGAGTACAGCCACCGGGCGGGCATCGTCCACCGCGACATCAAGCCCGCCAACGTGATGCTGACCCGCACCGGCCAGGTCAAGGTCATGGACTTCGGCATCGCCCGCGCCATGGGCGACTCCGGCATGACCATGACCCAGACGGCCGCGGTGATCGGCACCGCCCAGTACCTCTCCCCCGAGCAGGCCAAGGGCGAACAGGTCGACGCCCGCTCCGACCTGTACTCCACCGGCTGTCTGCTTTACGAGCTGCTGACCGTACGGCCGCCCTTCGTCGGCGACTCACCGGTCGCGGTCGCGTACCAGCACGTACGGGAGGAGCCGCAGCCGCCGTCGGTCTACGACCCCGAGGTCACCCCGGCGATGGACGCGATCGTCCTGAAGGCGCTGACCAAGGACCCCGACTACCGCTACCAGTCCGCCGACGAGATGCGCGCCGACATCGAGGCCGCGCTCGACGGCCAGCCGATCGCCGCCGCGGCCGTGATGGGCTCGGTCGGCTACGGCTACCCGCACCAGTACGGCGACGGCGGCGCCACCACCGCGCTGCCGCCCCAGCCGGACGCCCAGCACACCTCGATGCTGCCCCCGCTGCGGGAGGACGACGGCGGCTACGGCTACGAGGACCGCCCCGACCGGCGCCGCCAGAAGAAGAGCAACAACACCTCCGTGGTGCTGCTGGTGGTGGCCGGCGTCCTGGTACTGGTGGGCGCAATCTTCCTCGGCAAGGCGCTGTTCGGCGGCGGCTCGCCGGACGCCGACGCGACCGTGCCGAGCTTCCTCAACCTCTCGGTGTCCGACGCCACGACCAGGGCCACCAACGTCGACCTCACCCTCGTCCAGGGCGCCGCCTCGTTCTGCGACAACGTCGACAAGGGCCTGATCTGCCGGCAGAACCCGGCCGCCAACGCCCCGGTCCCCACCGACAAGACGATCACCGTCGCGGTCTCCAAGGGCCCGGCGCCGGTCGAGATCCCGGACGTCACCAACGACCCCTTCGACTCGGCCAGCCAGCAGCTGGTGGACAAGGGCTTCCAGGTCAAGAAGAAGGTGCAGACCAGCACCACCGAGCAGCAGGACACCGTACTGTCGATGAGCCCGGACGCCGGCACCAAGGCGGCCAAGGGCACGGTGGTCACCCTGACGGTGGCCGAGCCGCCGGAGCAGAAGCAGGTCCCGAACGTCCAGAACGTCGACTTCGACACCGCGAAGGCGCAGCTGGCCGCGCAGGGCTTCGAGAACGTCAAACGGCAGGACCAGCCGGACAACGCGCCGGCGGGCACGGTCATCGGTGAGACGCCGGCGCCGTTCAGCTCCCAGACGCTGGACACCCAGATCGTGCTGACCGTCTCCTCCGGCCCGGCGACCCCGGACCCGCAGAAGACCATGCCCAACCTGTTCGGCCAGACCGTGGGCCAGGCCAAGGCCACGCTGAACGCCCTGGGCCTGAACCTGCAGATCGGGGTGGACGACAACGCTCCCGACGACGCCCACGTGATGAGCACCGACCCCGGCGCCAACTCCCCGCTCACCGAGGGCCAGCCGATCCAGATCCACGTCTTCGGCAACGGCCTGGGCGGCTGA
- a CDS encoding peptidoglycan D,D-transpeptidase FtsI family protein encodes MNKPLRRVAVFCGLLVLALLLRVNYVQFVQADQLSNDPHNRRVAINQYAQPRGDIIVDGKAITGHTTTTGSDFKYKRTYTDGPMWAPVTGHASQAFGTSFLEGVEDKFLTGNDDRLFFNRTIDLLTGKQKQGGNVVTTLNAKAQEAAFRGLGDKKGAVAAIDPRTGAILALASTPSYDPSTFAGNSKNDEKSWVGLQKGSDTDDPMLNRALRQTYPPGSTFKLVTAAAALQSGAITDVDKDTESPDPYPLPGTTVNLVNEGSIPCRNASLRNALKYSCNTVFGKLGADMGLKTMVDESELFGFNEEQFVPVRADASNFDTKMSPDQVAQSSIGQFDTAATPLQMAMVAAAIANNGTLMKPYEVDKLVAPNLSTISQTSPSKLSQPLSPENAQKLQSMMETVVESGTGTNARIRDVVVGGKTGTAQNGVNNKGTPYAWFVSYAKTDQGSPVAVAVVVEDASANRDDVSGGGFAAPIAKRVMEAVLNK; translated from the coding sequence GTGAACAAGCCCCTGCGACGGGTCGCGGTCTTCTGCGGCCTGCTCGTCCTCGCCCTGCTGCTGCGGGTCAACTACGTCCAGTTCGTCCAGGCCGACCAGCTGTCCAACGACCCGCACAACCGCCGGGTCGCCATCAACCAGTACGCCCAGCCGCGCGGCGACATCATCGTGGACGGCAAGGCCATCACCGGCCACACCACGACCACCGGCAGCGACTTCAAGTACAAGCGCACGTACACCGACGGCCCGATGTGGGCGCCGGTGACCGGGCACGCCTCGCAGGCGTTCGGCACCTCGTTCCTGGAGGGCGTCGAGGACAAGTTCCTCACCGGCAACGACGACCGGCTGTTCTTCAACCGCACCATCGACCTGCTGACCGGCAAGCAGAAGCAGGGCGGGAACGTCGTCACCACGCTCAACGCCAAGGCCCAGGAGGCCGCCTTCAGGGGCCTGGGCGACAAGAAGGGCGCGGTCGCCGCCATCGACCCCCGCACCGGCGCGATCCTCGCCCTGGCCAGCACCCCCTCGTACGACCCCTCGACCTTCGCCGGGAACTCCAAGAACGACGAGAAGAGCTGGGTCGGGCTGCAGAAGGGCAGCGACACCGACGACCCGATGCTGAACCGGGCGCTGCGCCAGACCTACCCGCCCGGCTCGACGTTCAAGCTGGTCACGGCCGCCGCGGCGCTGCAGAGCGGGGCGATCACGGACGTCGACAAGGACACCGAGTCACCCGACCCGTACCCGCTGCCCGGCACCACCGTCAACCTGGTCAACGAGGGCAGCATCCCCTGCCGCAACGCCAGCCTGCGCAATGCCCTCAAGTACTCCTGCAACACCGTCTTCGGCAAGCTCGGCGCGGACATGGGGCTGAAGACGATGGTGGACGAGTCCGAGCTGTTCGGCTTCAACGAGGAGCAGTTCGTCCCGGTCCGCGCCGACGCCAGCAACTTCGACACCAAGATGAGCCCGGACCAGGTCGCGCAGTCCTCGATCGGCCAGTTCGACACCGCGGCCACCCCGCTGCAGATGGCCATGGTCGCCGCCGCCATCGCCAACAACGGCACCCTGATGAAGCCGTACGAGGTCGACAAGCTGGTGGCGCCGAACCTGAGCACCATCTCCCAGACCAGCCCCAGCAAGCTGAGCCAGCCGCTGTCGCCGGAGAACGCGCAGAAGCTCCAGTCGATGATGGAGACGGTGGTCGAGTCCGGCACCGGCACCAACGCCAGGATCCGGGACGTCGTCGTCGGCGGCAAGACCGGCACCGCGCAGAACGGCGTGAACAACAAGGGCACGCCGTACGCGTGGTTCGTCTCGTACGCCAAGACCGACCAGGGCTCGCCCGTCGCGGTGGCCGTCGTGGTGGAGGACGCCTCCGCCAACCGCGACGACGTCTCCGGCGGCGGGTTCGCCGCTCCCATCGCCAAGAGGGTCATGGAGGCCGTCCTCAACAAGTGA